The uncultured Methanomethylovorans sp. genome contains a region encoding:
- a CDS encoding 30S ribosomal protein S6e yields MADFKVVVSDPKTKSYQFDVKGSEANKFIGKAIGQDIDGAVVGLSGYKLLITGGSDKSGMVMRPDLPGPKRKKILVATGVGYVPKANGMRRRKMMHGKEISPDIIQINTKVVEYGEKSIEEIVGGGKTEE; encoded by the coding sequence TTAAAGTAGTTGTTTCAGATCCAAAGACAAAGAGTTACCAATTCGATGTGAAGGGTTCCGAAGCAAACAAGTTCATCGGAAAGGCAATCGGTCAGGATATAGATGGCGCTGTAGTCGGTCTTTCAGGATATAAACTCTTGATAACCGGTGGAAGTGACAAGAGTGGAATGGTTATGAGACCAGACCTTCCAGGACCAAAGAGGAAAAAGATTCTTGTTGCTACTGGTGTGGGTTATGTACCTAAGGCCAATGGTATGCGCCGCAGAAAGATGATGCATGGTAAAGAAATCTCACCTGATATCATCCAAATCAACACTAAGGTTGTTGAATACGGTGAAAAGTCCATCGAAGAGATCGTCGGTGGCGGCAAGACAGAAGAGTGA